A single region of the Pseudomonas mandelii genome encodes:
- a CDS encoding substrate-binding periplasmic protein: MPLIAQLLTVFLFSCLSFAARGEKLRIVTEPWAPYVYEENGKSLGLDYETTAIVFKRLGIEVDWQFLPWKRCLSMLETGQADGALDIFHSDERDATLLYPSEPLSEVEFVMFYANERPHPFRTLDDLKGLTVGTSPGYLYSKDFSESTLFTREPAPTHEANFGKLVRGRIDLLITDRRVGQHLLDELGIRDKITENPTVISRQSQFLAVRRNAGMDLLVQRFGAELKRFKREPAYAELSARYGAGPGVQAAATTTEKTVEQQESGAQ, encoded by the coding sequence ATGCCTCTGATCGCACAGTTACTCACCGTGTTTCTTTTCTCTTGCCTGAGCTTTGCCGCCCGGGGCGAGAAGTTGCGCATTGTCACCGAGCCGTGGGCGCCTTATGTCTATGAGGAAAACGGCAAATCCCTGGGCCTGGATTACGAAACCACGGCGATCGTGTTCAAACGCCTGGGGATCGAAGTGGACTGGCAGTTCCTGCCATGGAAACGCTGCCTGTCGATGCTTGAAACGGGCCAGGCGGATGGAGCGCTGGACATTTTTCACAGCGATGAACGCGACGCCACCTTGCTCTACCCCAGCGAACCGCTGTCGGAAGTCGAGTTCGTGATGTTCTACGCTAATGAGCGGCCCCATCCGTTCCGCACCCTCGACGACCTGAAAGGCCTGACCGTCGGCACCTCGCCGGGCTACCTCTATAGCAAGGATTTCAGCGAGTCGACTCTGTTCACCCGGGAGCCGGCGCCAACCCATGAAGCCAACTTCGGCAAACTGGTGCGCGGGCGGATCGACCTGCTGATCACTGATCGCCGGGTCGGGCAGCACTTGCTCGACGAATTGGGCATCCGCGACAAGATCACCGAAAACCCCACCGTCATCAGCCGCCAGAGCCAGTTTTTGGCGGTACGCCGTAACGCCGGTATGGATTTGCTGGTGCAGCGTTTCGGTGCCGAACTCAAGCGCTTCAAGCGCGAGCCCGCCTACGCTGAGCTCAGCGCCCGTTATGGCGCAGGCCCGGGGGTGCAAGCCGCCGCCACCACCACCGAAAAAACCGTTGAGCAGCAGGAAAGCGGCGCGCAGTGA
- the metF gene encoding methylenetetrahydrofolate reductase [NAD(P)H], with product MSQDRRYSFEFFPTKTDAGHEKLLATARQLATYNPDFFSCTYGAGGSTRDRTLNTVLQLESEVKVPAAPHLSCVGDSKDDLRGLLAQYKAAGIKRIVALRGDLPSGMGMASGEMRHANDLVEFIREETGDHFHIEVAAYPEMHPQARNFEDDLNNFVRKANAGADSAITQYFFNADSYFYFVERVRAMGVNIPIVPGIMPITNYSKLARFSDACGAEIPRWIRKQLEAYGDDTQSIQGFGEQVITEMCERLLQGGAPGLHFYTLNQAEASLAVWNNLKLPR from the coding sequence ATGTCCCAAGACCGTCGCTACAGCTTCGAGTTCTTCCCTACGAAGACCGACGCTGGGCATGAAAAGCTACTCGCCACTGCCCGTCAGCTGGCCACGTACAACCCCGATTTCTTCTCCTGCACTTATGGCGCTGGCGGTTCGACCCGTGATCGCACGCTCAACACCGTGTTGCAGCTCGAAAGCGAAGTCAAAGTCCCGGCTGCGCCGCATCTGTCTTGCGTTGGCGACAGCAAGGACGACCTGCGCGGCCTGCTGGCTCAATACAAGGCAGCCGGCATCAAGCGTATCGTTGCCCTGCGCGGTGACCTGCCATCCGGCATGGGCATGGCCAGCGGCGAAATGCGCCACGCCAACGACCTGGTTGAGTTCATTCGTGAAGAAACCGGCGATCACTTCCACATCGAAGTCGCCGCCTACCCGGAGATGCATCCGCAAGCGCGCAATTTCGAAGACGATCTGAACAACTTCGTGCGCAAGGCTAACGCTGGCGCCGACAGTGCGATCACCCAGTACTTCTTCAACGCCGACAGCTACTTCTACTTCGTCGAGCGTGTACGGGCGATGGGCGTAAACATTCCGATCGTGCCGGGGATCATGCCGATCACCAACTACAGCAAGCTCGCGCGTTTCTCCGACGCTTGCGGTGCGGAAATCCCGCGCTGGATCCGCAAACAGCTGGAAGCCTACGGCGACGACACCCAGAGCATTCAAGGCTTTGGTGAGCAAGTCATCACCGAAATGTGCGAACGTCTGCTGCAAGGTGGCGCACCGGGGCTGCACTTCTACACACTGAACCAGGCTGAAGCGAGCCTGGCGGTGTGGAACAACCTGAAGCTGCCGCGCTGA
- the ahcY gene encoding adenosylhomocysteinase, whose product MSAVITPADFNDYKVADMSLAAWGRRETIIAESEMPALMGLRRKYAGEQPLKGAKILGCIHMTIQTAVLIETLVALGAEVRWSSCNIFSTQDQAAAAIAAAGIAVYAWKGETEEEYEWCLEQTILKDGAPWDANMILDDGGDLTELLHKKYPAILDRVHGVTEETTTGVHRLLDMLAKGELKIPAINVNDSVTKSKNDNKYGCRHSLNDAIKRGTDHLLSGKQALVIGYGDVGKGSAQSLRQEGMIVKVSEVDPICAMQACMDGYELVSPFIDGINNGTEASIDKALLGKIDLIVTTTGNVNVCDANMLKALKKRAVVCNIGHFDNEIDTAFMRKNWAWEEVKPQVHKIHRTGPGAFDAQNDDYLILLAEGRLVNLGNATGHPSRIMDGSFANQVLAQIFLFGQKYADLSPAQKAERLTVEVLPKKLDEEVALEMVRGFGGVVTQLTKTQADYIGVTVEGPFKPHAYRY is encoded by the coding sequence ATGAGCGCTGTTATCACGCCTGCAGATTTTAACGATTACAAAGTGGCCGACATGTCCCTGGCTGCCTGGGGCCGTCGCGAAACCATCATCGCCGAATCCGAAATGCCAGCCCTGATGGGTCTGCGCCGCAAGTACGCCGGTGAGCAGCCACTCAAAGGCGCCAAGATCCTTGGCTGCATCCACATGACCATTCAGACTGCCGTGCTGATCGAAACCCTGGTTGCCCTGGGTGCCGAAGTGCGTTGGTCGTCCTGCAACATTTTCTCGACTCAAGACCAGGCCGCTGCCGCTATCGCAGCTGCCGGTATCGCGGTTTATGCCTGGAAAGGCGAAACCGAAGAAGAGTACGAGTGGTGCCTGGAGCAAACCATCCTCAAAGATGGCGCGCCTTGGGATGCCAACATGATCCTCGACGACGGCGGCGACCTGACCGAGCTGCTGCACAAGAAATACCCGGCGATCCTGGACCGCGTCCACGGCGTCACCGAAGAAACCACCACTGGCGTTCACCGCCTGCTGGACATGCTGGCCAAGGGCGAGCTGAAAATCCCGGCCATCAACGTCAACGACTCGGTGACCAAGAGCAAGAACGACAACAAGTACGGCTGCCGTCACAGCCTGAACGATGCGATCAAGCGTGGTACTGACCACCTGCTGTCCGGCAAGCAAGCGCTGGTCATCGGTTACGGTGACGTGGGCAAGGGCTCGGCTCAGTCCCTGCGTCAGGAAGGCATGATCGTCAAGGTCTCCGAAGTCGACCCGATCTGCGCCATGCAAGCCTGCATGGACGGCTACGAGCTGGTTTCGCCGTTCATCGACGGTATCAACAACGGTACTGAAGCCAGCATCGACAAAGCCCTGCTGGGCAAGATCGACCTGATCGTGACCACCACCGGCAACGTCAATGTTTGCGATGCAAACATGCTCAAAGCCCTGAAGAAGCGCGCTGTTGTCTGCAACATCGGCCACTTCGACAACGAAATCGACACCGCTTTCATGCGCAAGAACTGGGCATGGGAAGAAGTGAAGCCGCAGGTTCACAAAATTCACCGTACCGGCCCTGGCGCATTCGATGCCCAGAACGACGACTACCTGATCCTGCTGGCCGAAGGCCGTCTGGTTAACCTGGGTAACGCTACCGGTCACCCAAGCCGCATCATGGACGGTTCGTTCGCCAACCAGGTTCTGGCGCAGATCTTCCTGTTCGGCCAGAAGTACGCCGACCTGTCGCCAGCCCAGAAAGCCGAGCGCCTGACCGTTGAAGTACTGCCGAAGAAACTCGACGAAGAAGTGGCCCTGGAAATGGTCCGCGGTTTCGGCGGCGTTGTGACTCAACTGACCAAGACCCAGGCCGACTACATCGGCGTGACCGTCGAAGGTCCGTTCAAGCCGCACGCTTACCGCTACTAA
- a CDS encoding acyl-CoA thioesterase, whose translation MNFHTRKWVKPEDLNPNGTLFGGSLLRWLDEEAAIYAIVQLGNQRVVTKYISEINFVSASRQGDIIELGITATEFGRTSITLKCEVRNKITRKSILTVDKIVFVNLGEDGLPAPHGQTEIKYVKDQFKDDVASE comes from the coding sequence ATGAATTTCCACACCCGCAAATGGGTAAAACCCGAAGACCTCAACCCCAACGGCACACTGTTCGGCGGTAGCCTGTTGCGCTGGCTCGACGAAGAAGCGGCGATCTACGCCATCGTCCAGCTGGGCAATCAGCGAGTGGTCACCAAGTACATTTCCGAGATCAACTTCGTCAGCGCCTCGCGCCAGGGCGACATCATCGAACTGGGCATCACTGCCACCGAGTTCGGTCGTACCTCGATAACCCTGAAATGCGAAGTACGCAACAAGATCACCCGCAAAAGCATCCTGACGGTGGATAAGATTGTCTTCGTCAACCTGGGTGAAGACGGCTTGCCCGCGCCGCACGGCCAGACCGAGATCAAGTACGTCAAAGACCAGTTCAAGGACGACGTCGCCAGCGAGTAA
- a CDS encoding formate/nitrite transporter family protein yields MDIKQDGKTPNLSPEEQHDVDKNQPPRAAVLHEIIRTQGDQELERSVAALWWSALAAGLTMGLSLMAMGLLNSRLPDGEGFKVIASFGYCAGFLAVILARQQLFTENTLTAVLPIMTKPTLNNFGRLLRLWSVVLVGNLCGTLLVAYVMLHLPIFDSKTDLAFLDIGRKIMENDASQMFAKGIVSGWMIATMVWMIPSMESAKMWIIILITYLMALGDFTHIVVGSAEVSYLVFAGELPWKDFWLVFAGPTLAGNIIGGSFIFALISHAQIRSESGPPKKTADQASEPDPQKSKK; encoded by the coding sequence ATGGACATCAAGCAAGACGGCAAGACCCCCAACCTGTCGCCGGAAGAACAGCACGACGTCGACAAAAACCAGCCACCGCGGGCCGCGGTGCTGCATGAAATCATCCGCACCCAGGGCGATCAGGAGCTCGAACGCAGCGTCGCCGCCTTGTGGTGGTCGGCACTCGCCGCCGGCCTGACCATGGGCCTGTCGCTGATGGCCATGGGACTGCTCAATTCCCGACTGCCGGACGGTGAAGGCTTCAAGGTGATCGCCAGTTTCGGCTATTGCGCTGGCTTTCTTGCGGTAATCCTCGCCCGTCAGCAGTTGTTCACCGAGAACACCCTGACGGCCGTGCTGCCGATCATGACCAAACCCACACTGAACAATTTCGGGCGATTGCTACGCCTGTGGTCGGTGGTGCTGGTCGGCAACCTTTGCGGCACGCTGCTCGTGGCCTACGTGATGCTCCATCTGCCGATTTTCGACAGCAAGACCGACCTGGCCTTCCTCGATATCGGGCGCAAGATCATGGAAAACGACGCCAGCCAGATGTTCGCCAAAGGCATCGTGTCGGGCTGGATGATTGCCACCATGGTCTGGATGATCCCGTCCATGGAGAGCGCCAAGATGTGGATCATCATCCTCATCACTTACCTGATGGCGCTGGGGGATTTCACCCACATCGTGGTCGGTTCGGCCGAGGTCTCGTACCTGGTGTTTGCCGGCGAGTTGCCGTGGAAGGATTTCTGGCTGGTGTTCGCCGGGCCGACGTTGGCGGGGAACATCATCGGCGGCAGCTTCATCTTCGCGCTGATCAGCCACGCGCAGATCCGCAGCGAGAGCGGCCCGCCGAAGAAGACGGCGGATCAGGCGTCAGAGCCTGATCCGCAGAAGAGCAAAAAGTAA
- a CDS encoding tyrosine-type recombinase/integrase, whose amino-acid sequence MSNFPERKLYSVVPELELFDHNALGKLVTRDASNLTFINWPNGAPCFAANLYMLSLTVRPNRMKRKGLARTGRKGGTIGEYAQKISQLVRFCYASNIDFIDLSDNDFTRFIHHLGTEVDPKNLREKKKATLTVVDVGTVCIDFLKYIGGLYEQPNFVAIGGRIKITKSVTVKKDKRGRDYAVHSVWHHAFPPGGRRHERNAIPAVHVDQLRSAVDEMGGSRFIKIRRHAFISTLENSGARLSEVASLKVVDVLTAYEMKHPMLRFITLKGDDSEEREIPVNKMFLNELISYIEFHRDKVVRNKFSSINDHGFVFVSSATGTPLSETSLGNEIGSVRRFAGIEEQACAHMFRHSFITNLVMEFVQRDRYRRAGDFEVRLLSDESYLEEVKMYTGQKSIATIMGYVHAAFKEIEGYSTTVSNVFLIRAMEQFDKYSRKLRAQLGSTLTIQEYNVEMEKLEALRDDDFARELAREKTVKGIAPILPGRE is encoded by the coding sequence GTGAGTAATTTCCCTGAGCGTAAGCTTTATTCAGTGGTTCCTGAGCTTGAGTTGTTTGACCACAACGCACTGGGGAAGCTCGTGACTAGGGATGCGAGCAATCTGACATTCATCAATTGGCCAAACGGGGCACCCTGTTTTGCCGCGAATCTCTACATGCTTTCCCTTACGGTTCGCCCCAATAGGATGAAGCGTAAAGGGTTAGCGCGTACAGGTAGAAAAGGTGGGACGATAGGTGAGTACGCTCAAAAAATCAGTCAGTTGGTTAGATTCTGTTATGCTTCAAACATTGACTTTATAGATCTATCAGATAACGACTTTACACGGTTTATTCATCATCTAGGTACGGAGGTAGATCCCAAAAATCTTCGTGAGAAGAAGAAGGCCACACTCACCGTTGTAGACGTTGGGACTGTATGTATAGACTTTCTAAAGTATATTGGAGGGCTTTATGAGCAACCTAATTTCGTCGCGATTGGAGGACGAATAAAGATTACTAAAAGCGTTACAGTGAAAAAAGATAAGCGTGGTCGTGATTATGCTGTGCATAGTGTTTGGCACCACGCATTTCCACCTGGTGGTAGGAGGCACGAGCGGAATGCGATTCCTGCTGTTCATGTCGACCAGCTCAGGAGCGCTGTCGATGAAATGGGGGGCTCACGGTTCATCAAGATTCGGCGGCATGCATTCATCTCAACATTGGAAAACTCTGGGGCTAGGCTTTCAGAGGTGGCGAGTCTTAAGGTCGTAGATGTCCTGACCGCGTATGAGATGAAGCACCCTATGCTTAGGTTTATCACGCTGAAGGGCGACGACAGCGAGGAAAGAGAGATACCCGTAAATAAGATGTTCCTCAATGAGCTGATCTCATACATTGAGTTTCACAGAGACAAAGTTGTAAGAAATAAATTCTCTAGTATTAATGATCATGGTTTCGTATTTGTATCATCAGCAACCGGAACTCCGCTTTCAGAAACATCCCTTGGTAACGAGATCGGTTCAGTGCGCAGGTTTGCTGGCATCGAGGAGCAAGCATGCGCACACATGTTTCGCCACTCGTTTATCACGAACTTAGTAATGGAGTTTGTACAGCGGGATAGATATAGGCGCGCAGGAGACTTTGAAGTCAGGTTGCTTTCTGATGAAAGCTATCTTGAGGAAGTTAAGATGTATACCGGCCAGAAATCAATTGCGACTATCATGGGCTATGTACATGCAGCATTCAAGGAGATTGAGGGGTATAGCACTACAGTTAGCAATGTTTTCCTAATTCGAGCCATGGAGCAGTTCGATAAATACTCTCGTAAACTCAGGGCCCAGCTCGGCTCTACCCTTACAATTCAAGAGTATAACGTAGAGATGGAGAAGCTTGAGGCTTTAAGGGATGATGATTTTGCTCGTGAGCTTGCAAGAGAGAAAACGGTCAAAGGAATCGCTCCAATTCTGCCTGGACGCGAATGA
- a CDS encoding ISL3-like element IS1411 family transposase: MNNLTFSSPDLSSFCQLNNLGLTATGQHLCAERAVIECRLTKAPEPCPKCGAAGVSRGTVDRHLAHTPYGQRPTRLLLRIRRWRCACGCFWHEDTNSAAPPRSKLSYGAIRWALAAIVLDHLSVSRVASQLDVAWHTANNAIINEGRRLLFNDSTRFDGVTVLGVDEHVWRHTRCGDKYVTIVVDLTPVRNKNGPARLLDVLEGRSKQAFKQWLQSRPKSWRDQIESIAMDGFTGFKSAAQEALPQAQTVLDPFHVVRWASNMLDECRRRVQHDILGRRGRKNDPLYKSRRTLLTRISYLSDANKKQLFQLFADEHHLEVDCTWSMYQRVVSAYNEPDRKRGKKLMEEVINIITASDLPKALIEVKGLGETLKKYAESILAYFDRPGTSNGPTEAINGRLEHLRGTALGFRNLTNYIARCLLKSGGFRNQLHP, translated from the coding sequence GTGAACAATCTTACCTTTTCTAGCCCTGATCTTTCCAGCTTTTGCCAACTGAATAACCTCGGCCTGACTGCCACTGGACAACATCTTTGTGCAGAGCGCGCCGTCATCGAATGTCGTTTAACCAAAGCACCCGAGCCATGCCCCAAGTGCGGGGCTGCTGGTGTTTCACGCGGTACTGTCGATAGGCATCTTGCTCACACACCTTACGGACAACGACCAACCAGATTGCTGCTGCGTATCCGTCGCTGGCGTTGTGCTTGCGGCTGTTTCTGGCATGAAGATACAAACAGTGCAGCACCTCCACGTTCAAAGCTTTCATATGGGGCGATACGCTGGGCATTAGCTGCCATCGTGCTGGATCATCTGTCGGTATCTCGTGTTGCGAGCCAGCTTGATGTTGCATGGCACACCGCTAATAATGCCATTATCAACGAAGGACGGCGCCTGCTTTTTAATGACTCGACACGTTTTGACGGTGTGACCGTGCTGGGCGTGGATGAGCATGTTTGGCGACATACACGCTGTGGTGACAAGTACGTCACCATCGTGGTTGACCTTACGCCCGTGCGTAACAAAAACGGGCCGGCCCGCTTGCTCGATGTGCTGGAAGGCCGCTCCAAACAAGCCTTTAAGCAATGGCTACAGAGTCGCCCCAAATCGTGGCGTGACCAGATCGAAAGCATTGCCATGGACGGTTTTACGGGGTTTAAATCTGCAGCGCAAGAAGCCCTGCCTCAAGCCCAAACCGTGCTGGATCCTTTCCATGTCGTGCGCTGGGCAAGCAACATGCTGGATGAATGCCGCCGGCGTGTGCAACACGACATCCTGGGCCGCAGAGGGCGTAAAAATGACCCGCTCTACAAAAGCCGTCGAACGCTACTGACTCGGATCAGCTACCTGTCTGACGCCAACAAAAAGCAACTGTTCCAGCTGTTTGCAGATGAGCACCACCTCGAAGTGGATTGCACCTGGAGCATGTACCAACGGGTGGTCAGCGCCTACAACGAGCCGGATCGAAAACGTGGTAAAAAACTCATGGAAGAGGTCATAAATATCATTACAGCCAGCGACTTGCCCAAAGCGCTCATCGAGGTGAAAGGCTTGGGGGAAACGCTGAAAAAATACGCTGAGAGCATCCTTGCCTACTTCGACCGGCCAGGAACCAGCAACGGTCCAACAGAAGCTATCAACGGGCGACTTGAGCACTTACGAGGTACCGCCTTGGGCTTTAGAAATTTAACCAATTACATAGCCAGGTGCTTGCTGAAGTCAGGAGGGTTTAGAAATCAGCTACACCCTTAA
- a CDS encoding DUF7693 family protein produces MDTTRRVPGRAYQTVRDPERLLIEDRAKALSAAGYPLPADDPAMYAERRLKEARAAARSSQVGSVSENTAAELSAREVSQVLREAIFGRTVMSKVGHESWDEIYAGHFQINVDGWKVSIHKDCDEIDYCANCVSPDGRRWSFDAGDRYGTDPVALLSVWEHQTLEMLLKEI; encoded by the coding sequence ATGGACACAACTCGACGCGTACCAGGCAGAGCCTACCAAACGGTTCGCGATCCTGAGCGTCTGCTCATCGAAGATCGCGCCAAAGCTCTATCTGCTGCAGGCTACCCGCTGCCAGCTGATGACCCGGCTATGTACGCTGAGCGAAGGCTGAAAGAGGCCAGAGCGGCAGCGCGTTCATCCCAGGTAGGTAGCGTTAGCGAAAACACTGCGGCTGAGCTCTCCGCAAGAGAGGTATCCCAGGTACTTAGGGAGGCCATTTTTGGTCGAACCGTTATGAGTAAGGTGGGTCATGAATCGTGGGACGAGATTTATGCCGGCCACTTCCAGATCAATGTAGACGGTTGGAAGGTCTCGATTCACAAAGACTGCGATGAGATCGACTACTGCGCAAACTGCGTGAGCCCAGATGGGCGGCGCTGGTCGTTTGACGCAGGTGATCGATATGGGACTGATCCTGTTGCCCTGCTCTCCGTCTGGGAGCATCAAACACTCGAGATGCTTTTGAAGGAAATCTGA
- a CDS encoding DUF4238 domain-containing protein, whose product MVNITKNQHYVPRLLIRNFAIKGKVWTYDSSRDILRSTKPEGVLSENFFYDKDNQVENFLCTVEALAAPKIAQIIASPTERVPRQDIDLLRFVLVQLGRTPGAYGTARGNLKSYTDSYVAQQLKILGHDPKEFEGVSIVLEDEKDLLRISAVGSALNWPLIRDLEPHVFINSTPLDFVLSDNPSCFYNWYLKDETGMCATSLTKRGVQIFLPISNRLMLTFYDSRTYKVGNGRDGFTKLNSTEDVRLLNSLQFRSRTSSVIFSSSSQAQYVKDSCQRLEPDSLFQSNWDTTEPVPIGGDKLSAKHFVWRSQLRLSRWLSVVKIKRKANRFGDRGQDRDPEFVADFKLMMENLETVRAQHNGGSLMT is encoded by the coding sequence ATGGTTAACATCACAAAAAATCAGCATTATGTTCCTCGATTATTAATTAGAAACTTTGCTATCAAAGGCAAGGTTTGGACATACGATAGCTCTCGCGATATTCTTCGCTCCACCAAGCCTGAAGGTGTTTTGTCAGAAAACTTCTTTTACGACAAAGATAACCAAGTTGAAAATTTTCTTTGTACCGTTGAGGCGCTGGCAGCCCCTAAGATTGCTCAGATAATAGCCAGCCCAACTGAGAGAGTTCCGCGTCAGGACATCGATCTTCTTCGTTTTGTTTTGGTTCAGTTAGGCAGAACACCCGGCGCTTACGGGACGGCAAGAGGTAATTTGAAAAGCTACACAGACTCATATGTGGCCCAGCAGCTTAAAATCCTTGGTCATGATCCCAAGGAATTTGAAGGGGTATCGATAGTGCTTGAGGATGAGAAGGATCTGTTAAGGATCTCAGCAGTCGGAAGCGCTTTGAATTGGCCACTCATTCGAGATCTGGAGCCCCACGTATTTATTAACTCAACACCCTTGGATTTTGTACTTTCAGACAATCCATCCTGCTTTTATAATTGGTATTTAAAAGACGAAACTGGTATGTGTGCCACCAGCCTGACGAAGCGGGGGGTACAAATTTTTCTACCCATATCAAATCGCTTAATGCTTACCTTTTATGATAGTCGTACCTATAAGGTGGGCAATGGGCGGGATGGCTTTACCAAGTTAAACTCTACAGAAGACGTCAGGCTATTGAACTCTCTGCAGTTCCGAAGTCGGACGTCGTCAGTGATTTTTAGTTCGAGCTCTCAAGCTCAGTATGTCAAAGACAGTTGCCAAAGGCTTGAGCCAGACTCACTCTTTCAAAGCAATTGGGATACCACAGAGCCCGTACCCATCGGCGGAGATAAGCTCTCAGCCAAACATTTTGTGTGGCGCTCTCAGCTCAGGCTCAGTCGATGGCTGTCAGTGGTCAAGATTAAGAGAAAGGCAAACCGGTTCGGAGATCGCGGGCAGGATCGTGACCCGGAATTCGTAGCGGATTTTAAACTTATGATGGAGAACTTAGAGACAGTACGAGCACAACATAATGGTGGCTCCCTGATGACTTAA
- a CDS encoding helix-turn-helix domain-containing protein, whose translation MSLRKAYAATLQWLRMRRGLSQTELQAQTDQGHISRLEASTRSASVDLTADIAQALGVTPLTFLTLVAASHEGKTARSALNETLAELLVLGVLDEVLPSEPNKLVAPQSAAAAEKLKAVRELKNTGLSQLEVSRQLGLPRSTVGRLWHIE comes from the coding sequence ATGTCTTTGCGCAAGGCGTACGCAGCAACATTACAGTGGCTAAGGATGCGGCGGGGCTTATCGCAGACAGAGCTCCAAGCCCAGACCGATCAAGGGCACATCAGCCGATTGGAGGCATCGACTAGATCAGCCAGTGTCGACCTAACTGCTGATATCGCTCAGGCATTGGGGGTAACACCACTTACATTTCTCACACTGGTAGCTGCCTCCCATGAGGGTAAGACGGCACGCTCAGCTTTGAATGAGACGCTCGCTGAATTGCTCGTCTTGGGTGTTCTCGACGAGGTGCTCCCTAGTGAGCCAAACAAACTTGTAGCCCCCCAATCAGCCGCTGCTGCAGAAAAACTGAAGGCGGTACGGGAACTGAAGAATACTGGGCTTTCCCAGTTGGAAGTCAGTCGGCAGTTGGGACTGCCACGCAGCACCGTTGGTCGGCTTTGGCACATAGAGTGA
- a CDS encoding DUF6957 family protein has product MGNSSEHELLREGEISSFGTELPQAEIEALVADRFGRKPYCLVEDWLIFHVDEPPESLARVRAIGLQTMFLYSHCVTYDSQGRFPPGGWVRSTLCKSFDGVCLFETRNTVYALVGKGREMTASLKTIFGLC; this is encoded by the coding sequence ATGGGTAATTCTTCGGAGCACGAGTTGCTCCGGGAGGGTGAGATATCGTCCTTCGGAACAGAGCTACCTCAAGCCGAAATAGAGGCATTGGTGGCGGATCGCTTCGGTCGGAAACCGTACTGTTTGGTCGAGGACTGGCTCATCTTTCACGTGGACGAGCCTCCTGAATCGCTCGCCAGGGTACGCGCCATAGGCCTGCAGACAATGTTCCTTTATTCCCATTGCGTCACCTACGACAGCCAGGGCCGGTTCCCTCCAGGGGGCTGGGTACGCTCGACCCTGTGCAAGTCGTTCGACGGCGTTTGCCTGTTCGAGACCCGGAATACGGTGTACGCCTTGGTAGGCAAAGGGCGCGAGATGACCGCATCGCTCAAGACAATATTCGGCTTATGTTAA
- a CDS encoding restriction endonuclease yields the protein MPKIKPLDMKLIDLLFGMEGGYVLDFSDRTMSQFFLGELEIDIDDPLFTADGTSKAKRLRSFLTLADTPTCVRALKALWQYRQAALANQHKDEPVVNAEGRFLTLIQGLESGSSADVIKGDPFAAVRPVNVDQAAQLKRALLDIHKLAPQARGYAFETFLQQLFEASNLQPRAPFRNTGEQIDGSFQCRGDIYLVEAKWVVNPVGAGELHIFQGKISQKAAWTRGVFISYYGFTDVGLEAFGRGKSLICISGKDINHALERHIPFADVIDRKVRAAAETGSVFVPLDKLF from the coding sequence ATGCCGAAGATCAAACCACTGGATATGAAGCTAATCGACCTTCTTTTTGGGATGGAAGGGGGTTACGTGTTGGACTTCTCAGACCGCACCATGTCCCAGTTCTTCCTCGGAGAACTGGAGATCGATATTGATGATCCGCTGTTCACTGCGGATGGTACATCCAAAGCTAAGCGCCTGCGGAGCTTCCTCACGCTTGCCGATACACCGACTTGCGTGCGAGCGCTCAAAGCACTCTGGCAATATCGCCAGGCAGCGCTGGCCAACCAACACAAAGATGAGCCTGTGGTTAACGCCGAGGGGCGCTTTCTGACTTTGATTCAAGGCTTGGAATCCGGCTCATCTGCCGACGTCATCAAGGGCGATCCTTTCGCAGCTGTGCGTCCGGTAAATGTTGATCAGGCAGCTCAGTTGAAGAGGGCCCTATTGGACATTCATAAGCTCGCTCCTCAAGCACGTGGCTACGCATTCGAGACGTTCCTCCAGCAGCTGTTTGAGGCATCCAACCTCCAACCTCGCGCACCATTTCGGAATACGGGGGAACAGATAGATGGAAGCTTCCAATGCCGAGGGGACATCTACCTTGTTGAGGCGAAGTGGGTAGTGAACCCTGTTGGTGCAGGAGAGCTGCACATTTTTCAAGGCAAGATCAGCCAAAAGGCAGCTTGGACACGAGGTGTTTTTATCAGTTACTACGGATTCACTGACGTTGGGCTGGAGGCATTCGGACGCGGCAAGAGTCTGATATGCATTTCGGGAAAAGATATCAACCATGCTTTAGAGAGGCACATCCCATTCGCGGATGTCATAGACCGCAAAGTGCGGGCGGCTGCTGAGACAGGTTCAGTATTCGTACCTTTGGATAAATTGTTCTAA